A genomic segment from Capsicum annuum cultivar UCD-10X-F1 unplaced genomic scaffold, UCD10Xv1.1 ctg2101, whole genome shotgun sequence encodes:
- the LOC124890622 gene encoding probable LRR receptor-like serine/threonine-protein kinase At5g48740: MNAKVSDFGLSKQVTQSDATHVSTVVKGTAGYLDPEYYSTRQLTEKSDIYSFGVVLLELICGREPLSHSGSPDSFNLILWAKPYLQAGAFEIVDESIKGTFDTESMRKAALIASRSVERDALRRPSIAEVLTELKDAYSIQLSYLASEGLAN; the protein is encoded by the exons ATGAATGCTAAGGTATCTGATTTTGGCCTTTCTAAGCAAGTAACTCAATCAGATGCAACTCATGTTAGCACTGTTGTCAAAGGCACTGCTGGCTATCTTGACCCCGA ATATTATTCCACTCGACAGCTCACAGAAAAGAGTGACATATACAGTTTCGGAGTCGTTTTGCTTGAACTTATTTGTGGCCGAGAACCACTTAGCCACTCGGGGTCTCCAGATTCCTTCAATTTAATCCTATGG GCAAAGCCGTACTTACAGGCTGGTGCATTTGAGATAGTAGATGAGAGCATAAAAGGAACATTTGATACAGAAAGCATGAGAAAAGCAGCTTTAATCGCTTCAAGATCAGTGGAGAGGGATGCATTGCGGAGGCCGAGTATTGCAGAAGTATTAACTGAGCTCAAAGATGCATACAGCATTCAACTTTCCTATTTAGCATCCGAAGGACTGGCCAATTGA